A window from Enterocloster bolteae encodes these proteins:
- the gltB gene encoding glutamate synthase large subunit has translation MESKQKQPGLYEPRFEHDNCGIGAVANIKGIRSHRTVDQALHIVENLEHRAGKDAEGKTGDGVGIMLQISHGFFKKVTEHLGFQIGDERAYGVGMFFFPQDELIRSQAMKMFEIIVRKEGMTFLGWREVPTAPEILGRKAVDVMPYIAQGFVGKPAGMKAGLDFDRKLYIARRVFEQSNEDTYVVSLSSRTIVYKGMFLVGELRLFFSDLQDEDYKSAIAIVHSRFSTNTNPSWMRAHPYRLIVHNGEINTIRGNVDKMVAREENMESEYFRYDMHKVLPIINQEGSDSAMLDNALEFMVMSGMDLPLAVMVTIPAPWENDKYMDSEIKDFYRYYATMMEPWDGPASILFTDGDVVGAVLDRNGLRPSRYYITEDGYMILASEVGAIDIDQTKVVKKDRLRPGKMLLVDTKQGRLIDDDELKHYYASRNPYGEWLDSNLWSIKDLPVPNKCIPAMKDEERLRLQKTYGYTYEQYKTMILPMALNGAEAVSAMGVDSPLAVLSKKHQPLFNYFKQLFAQVTNPPIDAIREEIVTSTTVYVGEEGNILEEAAKNCKILKVENPILTELDLLKIKNMKKPGFKVEVIPITYYKNTSLEKAIDRLFLEADRAHKDGANIIILSDRDIDENHVPIPSLLAVSALQQYLVRTKKRTSVALILESGEPREVHHFAALLGYGACAVNPYLAHESIRSLIDSGMLDKDYYAAVCDYDLAVLHGIVKIASKMGISTIQSYQGAQIFEAIGISEDVVDKYFTDTVSRVGGITLKDIAGDVDVLHSAAFDPLGLDVDLTLESAGSHKSRSGEEDHLYNPLTIHLLQDAARSGNYDIFKQYSAQVDREDKMYHLRSLMDFKFPEDGGIPLEQVESVESIVRRFKTGAMSYGSISREAHECLAIAMNRIHGKSNTGEGGESLDRLIPGPAGNNRCSAIKQVASGRFGVTSRYLVSAQEIQIKMAQGAKPGEGGQLPGGKVYPWVAKTRHSTTGVSLISPPPHHDIYSIEDLAQLIYDLKNSNTRARISVKLVSEAGVGTVAAGVAKAGAQVILISAYDGGTGAAPRNSIYNAGLPWELGVAEAHQTLIMNGLRDKVILETDGKLMTGRDVAMACMLGAEEFGFATAPLVTLGCVMMRVCNLDTCPMGIATQNPELRKRFRGKPEYVVNFMLFIAQELREYMARLGVRTVDDLVGRTDLLKRRENLPLGRANQVDLRRILDNPYEGQNVAGYSGKQVFDFRLEDTMDEQVFLRKFKSALGNGQKKRIQVEVTNVNRALGTIFGSEITRKYPEGLSDDTFTVSCSGSGGQSFGAFIPRGLTLELAGDSNDYFGKGLSGGKLVVFPPKGVLFQAEENIIIGNVALYGATSGNAFINGIAGERFCVRNSGATAVVEGMGDHGCEYMTGGCVVVLGATGKNFGAGMSGGIAYVLDEDRSFYKRLNKELVSFEEVTGKYDVLELKGLIEEHVACTNSLKGRRILEHFSEYLPMFKKVVPHDYRRMMNAIVQMEEKGLNSEQAQIEAFYANLRG, from the coding sequence ATGGAATCCAAACAGAAACAGCCAGGACTGTATGAACCACGTTTTGAGCATGATAACTGCGGCATCGGCGCAGTGGCCAATATAAAGGGGATAAGGAGCCACCGCACAGTGGACCAGGCCCTTCATATTGTTGAAAATCTGGAACACAGGGCAGGAAAAGACGCTGAGGGCAAGACAGGAGACGGCGTGGGTATCATGCTCCAGATTTCCCACGGATTTTTTAAGAAGGTGACTGAACACCTGGGCTTTCAGATAGGAGACGAGAGAGCGTATGGCGTGGGTATGTTTTTCTTCCCCCAGGATGAACTGATCCGCAGCCAGGCCATGAAGATGTTTGAGATTATTGTGCGCAAAGAGGGTATGACCTTCCTGGGATGGAGAGAGGTACCCACTGCGCCTGAAATTCTCGGCAGGAAGGCCGTGGACGTGATGCCCTATATTGCCCAGGGCTTTGTGGGCAAGCCCGCCGGAATGAAGGCAGGACTGGATTTTGACAGAAAGCTTTACATTGCCCGCCGTGTTTTTGAGCAGAGCAATGAAGACACCTATGTGGTATCCTTAAGCAGCAGGACCATTGTGTATAAAGGTATGTTTCTGGTGGGTGAGCTGAGGCTGTTTTTTTCGGATCTCCAGGATGAAGATTATAAGTCAGCCATTGCCATTGTACATTCCAGATTCAGCACCAACACCAATCCCAGCTGGATGCGGGCCCATCCCTACCGCCTTATTGTCCACAACGGTGAAATCAATACCATCCGCGGCAATGTGGATAAGATGGTGGCCAGGGAGGAGAACATGGAATCCGAGTATTTCAGATACGACATGCACAAGGTGCTGCCCATTATAAACCAGGAAGGCTCTGATTCCGCCATGCTGGACAATGCCCTGGAATTTATGGTTATGAGCGGCATGGACCTGCCCCTGGCCGTCATGGTCACCATCCCCGCGCCCTGGGAAAACGACAAGTACATGGACAGCGAAATTAAGGATTTCTACCGGTATTATGCCACCATGATGGAGCCATGGGACGGACCTGCTTCCATCCTGTTTACGGACGGCGACGTGGTGGGGGCTGTGCTGGACCGTAACGGGCTTCGTCCCTCCCGGTATTACATAACAGAGGACGGCTATATGATACTGGCCTCTGAGGTGGGAGCCATAGACATTGACCAGACTAAGGTGGTGAAAAAGGACCGCCTGCGCCCCGGAAAAATGCTGCTGGTGGATACAAAGCAGGGAAGGCTTATTGATGACGATGAGCTTAAGCACTACTATGCGTCCCGCAACCCATACGGGGAGTGGCTGGATTCTAACCTGTGGAGCATAAAGGACCTGCCGGTGCCAAACAAATGCATACCCGCCATGAAGGATGAAGAACGTCTGAGGCTTCAGAAAACATACGGTTACACATATGAGCAGTATAAGACCATGATTCTCCCCATGGCTCTTAACGGGGCAGAGGCAGTGTCCGCCATGGGTGTGGACAGCCCCCTGGCCGTGCTTTCCAAGAAGCACCAGCCCTTATTCAACTATTTTAAGCAGCTTTTTGCCCAGGTGACCAATCCGCCCATTGACGCCATACGTGAGGAAATCGTGACATCCACAACCGTCTACGTAGGCGAGGAGGGCAATATACTGGAGGAGGCCGCAAAAAACTGCAAAATCCTAAAAGTGGAGAATCCCATCCTGACAGAGTTGGATTTGCTTAAAATTAAGAACATGAAGAAGCCTGGGTTCAAGGTGGAGGTGATTCCCATTACCTACTATAAGAATACCTCCCTGGAAAAGGCCATTGACCGCCTGTTCCTGGAGGCGGACAGGGCTCACAAGGACGGTGCCAATATCATCATACTCTCAGACCGGGATATTGATGAGAACCACGTACCCATCCCCTCCCTGCTGGCTGTATCAGCCCTGCAGCAGTATCTGGTAAGGACCAAGAAACGCACCAGCGTGGCTCTGATACTGGAAAGCGGCGAGCCAAGGGAGGTCCATCATTTTGCCGCCCTGCTGGGGTACGGGGCCTGTGCCGTCAACCCCTATCTGGCCCATGAGTCCATTCGTTCCCTGATTGATTCCGGCATGCTGGACAAGGACTATTACGCGGCTGTCTGCGACTATGATCTGGCTGTGCTCCACGGCATTGTGAAGATTGCCTCCAAGATGGGCATTTCCACCATCCAGTCCTATCAGGGCGCCCAGATTTTTGAGGCCATCGGCATCTCAGAGGATGTGGTGGATAAATATTTTACGGACACTGTGAGCCGTGTGGGAGGTATTACATTAAAGGACATTGCGGGGGATGTGGACGTCCTTCACTCCGCTGCCTTTGACCCTCTGGGGCTGGATGTGGATTTGACCCTGGAAAGCGCGGGCAGTCACAAGTCCCGCTCCGGTGAGGAGGATCACCTTTATAATCCGCTGACCATCCATCTCCTTCAGGATGCAGCCAGGTCGGGTAATTATGATATCTTTAAACAATATTCGGCCCAGGTGGACAGAGAAGATAAGATGTACCATCTGCGCTCCCTGATGGATTTTAAGTTTCCTGAGGACGGAGGCATCCCGCTGGAACAGGTGGAGTCTGTGGAATCCATTGTCAGGCGTTTTAAGACAGGGGCCATGTCCTATGGGTCCATCTCCCGGGAAGCCCATGAATGCCTGGCCATAGCGATGAACCGTATTCACGGCAAATCCAACACAGGAGAGGGCGGGGAGAGCCTGGACCGCCTGATTCCCGGGCCGGCAGGGAACAACCGCTGTTCAGCCATCAAACAGGTGGCTTCCGGGCGTTTTGGGGTTACCAGCCGATACCTGGTAAGCGCCCAGGAGATTCAGATAAAGATGGCCCAGGGAGCAAAGCCGGGCGAGGGCGGCCAGCTGCCCGGAGGCAAGGTCTATCCGTGGGTGGCAAAAACCAGACACTCTACCACGGGAGTAAGCCTTATATCGCCTCCGCCCCATCATGACATCTATTCCATCGAGGATCTGGCCCAGCTCATATATGATTTAAAGAATTCCAATACCAGGGCCAGGATATCCGTCAAGCTGGTATCTGAGGCTGGAGTGGGAACCGTGGCCGCCGGCGTGGCCAAGGCCGGGGCCCAGGTAATCCTGATCTCAGCCTACGACGGAGGGACAGGAGCCGCCCCCAGGAATTCCATTTACAACGCAGGACTTCCGTGGGAGCTGGGTGTGGCAGAGGCCCATCAGACCCTGATTATGAACGGACTTCGCGACAAGGTGATTCTGGAGACAGACGGAAAGCTTATGACCGGAAGGGATGTGGCAATGGCCTGTATGCTGGGGGCGGAGGAATTCGGCTTTGCCACGGCGCCGTTAGTGACCCTGGGATGCGTGATGATGCGTGTCTGCAACCTGGATACATGTCCTATGGGCATTGCCACCCAGAACCCGGAGCTGAGGAAGCGTTTCAGGGGCAAACCGGAGTATGTGGTGAACTTCATGCTGTTCATAGCGCAGGAGCTGCGCGAGTACATGGCAAGGCTGGGTGTGCGCACTGTGGATGATCTGGTGGGGCGTACAGACCTTCTAAAGAGGCGTGAGAACCTTCCCCTTGGCCGGGCCAATCAGGTGGATTTAAGAAGGATACTGGATAACCCTTATGAAGGTCAGAACGTGGCCGGATACAGCGGGAAACAGGTCTTTGATTTCCGTCTGGAGGATACCATGGATGAGCAGGTGTTTTTGAGAAAATTTAAGAGCGCTCTTGGAAACGGCCAGAAAAAGCGCATTCAGGTGGAGGTGACCAATGTGAACCGTGCCCTGGGGACCATATTCGGCTCCGAGATAACCAGGAAATACCCGGAAGGGCTTTCTGACGATACATTTACCGTCAGTTGCAGCGGAAGCGGGGGACAGAGCTTTGGCGCATTTATCCCAAGGGGACTGACCCTGGAGCTGGCAGGGGATTCCAATGACTATTTCGGCAAGGGACTTTCCGGAGGCAAGCTGGTGGTATTTCCTCCGAAAGGCGTGCTCTTTCAGGCTGAGGAGAATATCATAATCGGCAATGTGGCCCTATATGGAGCCACCAGCGGAAATGCTTTCATAAACGGAATCGCAGGGGAGCGCTTCTGCGTCCGGAATTCAGGTGCCACCGCTGTGGTGGAGGGCATGGGAGACCATGGCTGTGAATATATGACAGGCGGCTGCGTGGTGGTGCTGGGAGCCACGGGCAAGAACTTCGGGGCCGGCATGAGCGGCGGCATCGCCTATGTGCTGGACGAGGACCGCAGCTTTTACAAGCGCCTCAATAAGGAGCTGGTATCCTTCGAGGAAGTGACCGGCAAATATGATGTACTGGAACTGAAAGGCCTGATTGAAGAACATGTGGCCTGTACCAACTCTCTGAAAGGCAGGCGGATCCTGGAGCATTTCAGTGAATACCTGCCTATGTTCAAGAAGGTTGTTCCCCATGATTACCGGCGCATGATGAATGCCATTGTGCAGATGGAGGAAAAGGGACTGAACAGTGAACAGGCGCAGATTGAGGCATTTTACGCCAATTTAAGAGGGTAA
- a CDS encoding HPr family phosphocarrier protein, producing the protein MISKTLTVVNPSGLHLRPAGVLSQTAMKFKSDITIECGEKKIVAKSVLNVMAAGIKCGTEINLICDGEDEEEAMKTLTEAIESGLGEM; encoded by the coding sequence ATGATCAGCAAAACATTAACGGTTGTAAATCCATCCGGATTACACTTAAGACCAGCAGGAGTTCTTTCACAGACAGCTATGAAGTTCAAGAGCGACATCACAATTGAATGTGGGGAGAAGAAGATTGTTGCTAAGAGCGTTCTGAACGTTATGGCAGCCGGAATTAAGTGCGGCACTGAGATTAACCTGATTTGTGACGGCGAGGACGAGGAAGAGGCTATGAAGACCCTGACCGAGGCCATTGAGAGCGGATTAGGCGAGATGTAA
- a CDS encoding epoxyqueuosine reductase QueH → MTQPGQKRNYQKELDRLIEGLREEGRVPKLLLHSCCAPCSSYVLEYLSQYFDVTVYYYNPNIFPETEYEARVKEQERLIREMETERPVRFLAGSYEPEEFFSVARGHEKDPEGGERCFRCYELRLDRAARAAVSGDFDYFTTTLSISPLKNAQWLNDIGCRLAGQYGIPYLVSDFKKKNGYKRSVELSALYGLYRQDYCGCVYSRAEAIERQKEPAVQRLQSSFVRMNTRGQE, encoded by the coding sequence ATGACACAGCCAGGACAGAAGCGCAACTACCAAAAGGAATTGGACCGGCTTATAGAGGGACTGCGGGAAGAGGGACGGGTCCCTAAGCTGCTGCTGCACAGCTGCTGTGCTCCCTGCAGCAGCTATGTGCTGGAATATCTGAGCCAATATTTTGATGTGACCGTGTATTATTATAATCCCAATATTTTTCCTGAGACAGAGTATGAGGCCAGGGTGAAGGAGCAGGAACGGCTGATACGGGAAATGGAGACGGAAAGGCCAGTCAGGTTCCTGGCAGGCAGCTATGAACCGGAGGAATTCTTTTCAGTTGCCAGGGGCCATGAGAAGGATCCGGAGGGTGGGGAGCGGTGCTTCCGCTGCTATGAACTGCGGCTTGACCGCGCCGCCAGGGCAGCGGTTTCAGGAGACTTTGATTATTTCACAACCACCCTGTCCATCAGCCCTTTAAAGAATGCCCAGTGGCTCAATGATATCGGATGCAGACTGGCCGGGCAGTATGGAATTCCTTATCTGGTTTCGGATTTCAAGAAGAAAAACGGCTATAAGCGTTCCGTGGAATTATCCGCGTTGTACGGACTTTACCGTCAGGATTACTGCGGCTGTGTTTATTCTCGGGCAGAAGCAATTGAAAGACAAAAAGAGCCTGCCGTGCAGCGTCTGCAAAGTTCCTTCGTACGAATGAACACGCGTGGTCAGGAATGA